Proteins encoded within one genomic window of Candidatus Polarisedimenticolia bacterium:
- a CDS encoding HD domain-containing phosphohydrolase, which yields MSRGTIVLVDGDAQTLELMRTTLEQAIGDDLELVCASSSEEGLGSLYRIRNDGHQLDLVITAQALPGIPGIRFLEIVQSQFPGVIKILVSERPSLEEAMYAFNNAGLDRYVSKPWDPEDLKFTVTSLLRQAAMRRTNERLLVDLQKRNSELREALRELKEAKQEVENSYFSAVQSLAVALEAKDRYTAGHSQRVSRFAMMIARGLELPAAEVRTIGQTGLLHDIGKIGMDERVLNKPGKLTNEEFEMVKQHPVIGAQILLPVRALEGHISGIKHHHESWDGTGYPDGLKGETIPLPARIICVADSFDAMTSTRPYRPGRTLEEAILELQRCAGVQFDGRCVEAFIAILQREVKPEPLPQNKLAATG from the coding sequence GTGAGCCGAGGCACTATCGTCCTCGTCGACGGGGACGCCCAGACCCTGGAATTGATGCGCACGACCCTCGAGCAGGCGATCGGGGACGACCTCGAGCTCGTCTGCGCCAGCTCGTCCGAAGAGGGTCTGGGAAGCCTCTACCGCATCCGCAATGACGGCCACCAGCTCGACCTGGTGATCACCGCGCAGGCCCTTCCGGGCATCCCCGGAATCCGCTTCCTCGAGATCGTCCAGAGCCAGTTCCCCGGTGTCATCAAGATCCTGGTTTCCGAGCGTCCCAGCCTGGAGGAGGCGATGTACGCCTTCAACAACGCCGGATTGGACCGCTATGTCTCCAAGCCCTGGGATCCGGAGGATCTCAAGTTCACCGTTACGTCGCTGCTGCGCCAGGCGGCGATGCGCCGCACCAACGAGCGCCTGCTTGTCGATCTGCAGAAGCGCAACTCGGAGCTGCGCGAGGCGCTGCGCGAGCTGAAGGAAGCCAAGCAGGAGGTGGAAAACAGCTACTTTTCCGCCGTCCAGTCGCTCGCCGTCGCCCTGGAAGCGAAGGACCGCTACACCGCCGGCCATTCGCAGCGCGTCTCGCGCTTCGCCATGATGATCGCCCGCGGATTGGAGCTGCCCGCAGCCGAGGTCCGCACCATCGGCCAGACCGGCCTTCTGCACGACATCGGCAAGATCGGCATGGACGAGCGCGTCCTCAACAAGCCGGGCAAGCTGACGAACGAGGAGTTCGAGATGGTCAAGCAGCACCCGGTTATCGGAGCGCAGATCCTGCTGCCGGTCCGCGCGCTGGAAGGCCACATCTCGGGCATCAAGCACCACCACGAGAGCTGGGACGGCACCGGATACCCCGACGGCTTGAAGGGAGAGACCATCCCGCTGCCGGCGCGCATCATCTGCGTCGCCGACTCCTTCGACGCCATGACCTCCACGCGCCCCTACCGTCCCGGGCGCACTCTCGAAGAGGCGATCCTGGAGCTGCAGCGCTGCGCCGGCGTGCAATTCGATGG